From one Lysinibacillus sp. G4S2 genomic stretch:
- a CDS encoding polyphosphate kinase, with amino-acid sequence MTQNLNNLDLSVELDKKMYKKKLKVLQYEMLNAQQFLLNNRIGLILVFEGMDAAGKGGAIKRLIERVDPRGYVVHPISAPQPHELRYNYLQRFWRKLPQHGQIAIFDRSWYGRVLVERIEGFATKEEWSRAYEEINNFEKILTAGDYIVIKFWLHVSDEEQLKRFKEREEDPYKSWKLTDEDWRNREKSPQYIDAANEMFEKTDKKNAPWILVPGDDKKYARVQVLQETIAHIEREAQKRGLHLTNVLDKAHLEDAESSSLELLEEKPKKQKVK; translated from the coding sequence ATGACTCAAAATTTAAATAATCTAGATTTATCAGTTGAACTAGATAAGAAAATGTATAAAAAGAAATTAAAAGTACTCCAATATGAAATGTTAAATGCTCAACAGTTTTTATTAAACAATAGAATTGGGCTAATTCTAGTATTTGAAGGTATGGATGCTGCTGGAAAGGGTGGAGCTATTAAACGTCTTATTGAGCGTGTTGATCCACGTGGCTATGTCGTACATCCAATTTCAGCACCTCAGCCCCATGAGCTGCGTTACAATTATTTACAACGATTTTGGAGAAAACTGCCACAGCATGGGCAAATTGCTATTTTCGATCGCTCTTGGTATGGCCGTGTATTAGTTGAGCGTATTGAAGGATTTGCAACAAAAGAAGAGTGGTCTCGTGCATACGAAGAAATTAATAATTTTGAAAAGATTTTAACAGCGGGGGATTATATTGTCATTAAGTTTTGGCTTCATGTATCTGATGAGGAGCAGCTTAAACGTTTTAAAGAACGTGAGGAGGATCCATATAAGTCTTGGAAGCTAACAGATGAAGACTGGCGTAATCGTGAAAAATCACCTCAGTACATAGATGCTGCAAATGAAATGTTTGAGAAGACAGATAAGAAAAATGCTCCATGGATCCTAGTACCGGGTGACGATAAAAAATATGCGCGTGTACAAGTATTACAAGAAACAATTGCACATATCGAACGTGAGGCACAAAAACGTGGCCTTCATTTAACAAATGTATTAGACAAAGCACATTTAGAAGATGCGGAATCTTCTAGCCTTGAATTGTTAGAAGAGAAACCTAAAAAACAAAAAGTTAAATAA
- the map gene encoding type I methionyl aminopeptidase: protein MIVKTQEEIEAFKKIGRICAEIREAMKAATKPGVTTLELDEIAGRMFAEAGAVSGPKGEYDFPGYTCISVNEEVAHGIPGKRVINEGDIVNIDVSGSLNGYFADTGISFVVGEGYEDKEKLCRVAKSAFDRAMTKVKAGSKLNQIGKAVEREAYANDLTVIMNLTGHGLGRSLHDEPNHILNYYDAWDSTIMKEGMVLAVEPFISAKAEHIVESGDGWTFVTPDKSLVAQIEHSIIVTKDKPIILTSLDEQ, encoded by the coding sequence ATGATCGTAAAAACGCAAGAAGAGATTGAAGCCTTTAAAAAAATCGGCCGTATTTGTGCTGAAATTCGTGAAGCAATGAAGGCCGCTACAAAACCAGGTGTAACTACACTGGAACTAGATGAAATTGCAGGCCGTATGTTTGCTGAGGCAGGAGCAGTTTCTGGACCTAAAGGGGAGTATGATTTCCCAGGATACACATGTATTAGTGTTAATGAGGAAGTCGCACATGGTATTCCAGGTAAACGTGTGATTAATGAGGGAGATATCGTAAACATTGATGTATCTGGTTCATTAAATGGCTATTTTGCTGATACGGGTATTTCATTTGTAGTTGGTGAAGGCTATGAGGATAAAGAAAAGCTATGTCGCGTAGCTAAAAGTGCTTTTGATCGTGCAATGACAAAAGTAAAAGCAGGCTCGAAATTAAACCAAATCGGAAAAGCTGTTGAGCGTGAAGCGTATGCCAATGATTTAACAGTGATCATGAACCTAACAGGTCATGGATTAGGTCGTTCATTACATGATGAGCCAAATCATATTTTAAACTATTATGATGCATGGGATTCTACAATTATGAAAGAGGGCATGGTGCTTGCAGTCGAGCCATTTATCTCGGCAAAAGCGGAGCATATTGTGGAATCTGGTGATGGCTGGACATTCGTTACGCCAGACAAATCATTAGTTGCTCAAATCGAGCATTCAATTATCGTTACAAAAGACAAACCAATTATTTTAACTTCACTTGATGAACAATAA
- a CDS encoding SMC family ATPase: MKPLKLTITAFGPYKNTEVIDFQQLGDHRLFAISGKTGAGKTTIFDAICYALYGSGSGEDRQDTAMLRSGFADDDVYTAVELIFEMHGKVYQILRQPGHVKAKNKSITGKKIELAEMKEDKLDFSIVEKQQTLEVDKKLQEIIGLTKDQFSQIVMLPQGEFRKLLTSDSTNKEVILRKIFKTDRFGAMTKRLDAKRKEAESDLLRAKQLKEHLLGQIAGALPQRSSSLFTCINNNTENMHQLKKALEEEQTYYTDCIQVEQQRYKEAYAHHQKEQEYYSMAKTLNEQFDEQTNRQNRLQALLQEQNIYSAKEREIALAEQAERLIILEQQCIDLRAEQNRKEQSNQQAIIEQQNAEAQLKVAQEKFNAEEAKEPERQQVLQQELQLQALLPKFEAYENNLQQMQIAEQYVETAKRAVEDNRTIVEKEHKQFQQLTTTIEQFEKQMEPYEGYLEQLPKLKEQVSLLAQVEKYTRAVETAEHDVFTTNVHYQESKQALQKLEQQWIASQASILAQQLKDGEPCPVCGSTTHLETHREQLEVIELAQVEVLRVKAAADERKFLEKEALFNSTKQLLQEALEQLKTNEIDQENQAQLAASLHNVEQQITLLKVVSTQLVDVRIQQKDYRVQMERLQEKQIKLEQYLAEKTKEFTKQQAVVEEQQKNIPENLKTLQALKQAIADLSSQKVALQTAWHASQQNLQSAKEAANNTRMAVEITKQAYEELKLKMDEKREQFSVSMKEAGFDSYEEFAAAKRSVMQIEVLRKACSDYALQINTLQVQITEGAKHLKGQEKQDLTLMEEKLEMLRVTYEEAFKVLQQIEGFAKACTDFIEKVEETEQEIRSLEKEAGRVKELYAMLNGQNAKKLSFERYIQINYLDKITEAANVRLHHLSNGQFELRRSDRLEKHAKQSGLGLDVYDAYTDQLRDVKTLSGGEKFNASLSLALGMADVIQSFQGNVRIETMFIDEGFGSLDEEALNKAIDTLIDLQDSGRMIGVISHVAELKATMPAVLHVEKTMNGHSQTYFEVK; the protein is encoded by the coding sequence ATGAAGCCATTAAAGTTAACGATTACTGCATTCGGTCCATATAAAAATACAGAGGTTATTGATTTTCAACAGCTTGGTGACCATCGTCTATTTGCGATTTCCGGAAAAACAGGTGCGGGGAAAACGACAATTTTTGATGCTATTTGTTATGCACTGTATGGATCGGGGAGTGGTGAGGATCGTCAGGATACGGCTATGCTACGAAGCGGATTTGCAGATGATGATGTGTACACTGCTGTAGAACTCATCTTTGAAATGCATGGTAAGGTTTATCAAATTTTACGTCAGCCGGGTCATGTTAAAGCCAAAAATAAAAGTATTACTGGAAAGAAAATTGAACTGGCTGAAATGAAAGAAGACAAACTTGATTTTAGTATTGTAGAAAAGCAGCAAACGCTCGAGGTAGATAAAAAGCTACAAGAAATAATAGGCTTAACAAAAGATCAGTTTAGCCAAATTGTTATGCTACCACAAGGTGAATTTCGCAAGCTATTAACATCAGATTCTACGAATAAAGAAGTTATTTTGCGCAAAATTTTTAAGACAGACCGCTTCGGTGCTATGACAAAAAGACTTGATGCGAAACGAAAAGAAGCTGAAAGTGATTTACTGCGTGCTAAACAATTAAAAGAGCATCTTCTTGGTCAAATTGCAGGGGCTCTACCACAGCGTTCGTCATCTTTATTTACTTGTATTAATAATAATACCGAAAATATGCATCAGCTGAAGAAGGCTCTGGAAGAGGAGCAAACCTACTATACTGATTGTATACAAGTAGAGCAGCAGCGCTATAAAGAAGCTTATGCGCATCATCAAAAAGAACAAGAGTATTATAGTATGGCGAAAACGCTGAATGAGCAATTCGATGAGCAAACTAATCGTCAAAACCGTCTGCAAGCATTGCTACAAGAGCAAAATATATATAGTGCAAAAGAACGCGAAATTGCATTGGCAGAGCAAGCAGAGCGTCTTATCATACTTGAACAACAATGCATCGACTTACGTGCCGAGCAAAATCGGAAAGAACAATCCAATCAGCAAGCAATTATAGAGCAACAAAACGCAGAAGCTCAGTTAAAAGTAGCACAAGAGAAGTTCAACGCTGAAGAGGCGAAAGAGCCTGAACGTCAGCAAGTTTTACAGCAGGAATTACAGCTACAAGCATTATTGCCGAAATTTGAAGCGTATGAAAATAATCTTCAGCAAATGCAAATAGCTGAGCAATATGTTGAAACAGCAAAGCGAGCTGTAGAAGATAATAGGACAATCGTAGAAAAAGAACATAAGCAATTTCAGCAACTTACAACAACAATTGAGCAATTTGAAAAACAAATGGAGCCATACGAGGGTTATTTAGAACAGTTGCCGAAGCTAAAAGAGCAAGTATCATTACTAGCGCAAGTTGAAAAATACACTAGAGCTGTTGAGACTGCTGAGCACGATGTCTTCACTACTAACGTCCACTATCAAGAAAGTAAGCAGGCTCTTCAAAAGCTGGAGCAGCAATGGATTGCAAGTCAGGCGAGTATTTTAGCACAGCAGCTGAAAGACGGGGAGCCTTGCCCAGTATGCGGTAGTACAACTCATCTTGAAACACATCGCGAGCAATTAGAGGTTATCGAATTAGCACAGGTGGAAGTTTTACGAGTAAAGGCAGCTGCTGATGAGCGCAAGTTTTTAGAGAAAGAAGCTTTATTTAATTCTACAAAGCAACTTTTACAAGAAGCGCTAGAGCAGTTAAAGACTAATGAAATTGATCAAGAAAATCAAGCACAACTTGCAGCTTCCTTACACAATGTAGAGCAACAAATTACACTATTAAAAGTAGTGAGCACTCAATTAGTTGATGTACGCATACAACAAAAGGATTATCGTGTGCAAATGGAGCGTCTTCAAGAAAAGCAAATAAAGCTAGAGCAATATTTAGCGGAAAAGACGAAGGAATTTACAAAACAACAAGCAGTTGTGGAAGAGCAACAAAAGAATATTCCAGAAAATCTTAAAACGTTACAGGCATTAAAGCAGGCAATTGCTGATCTTAGTTCACAAAAGGTGGCATTACAAACTGCCTGGCATGCTAGCCAACAAAACCTGCAATCTGCCAAGGAAGCAGCGAATAATACTAGAATGGCAGTGGAAATAACTAAACAAGCTTACGAGGAATTGAAGCTGAAAATGGATGAAAAGCGCGAGCAATTTTCAGTAAGTATGAAGGAAGCGGGCTTTGACAGCTATGAAGAGTTTGCGGCTGCAAAGCGTAGCGTGATGCAAATAGAGGTTTTACGGAAAGCTTGTAGTGATTATGCTCTGCAAATAAACACATTGCAAGTACAAATTACTGAGGGAGCAAAGCATCTTAAAGGTCAAGAGAAACAAGATTTAACGTTAATGGAAGAAAAGTTAGAGATGCTCCGTGTGACATATGAAGAAGCCTTTAAAGTATTACAACAGATAGAAGGATTTGCGAAAGCGTGCACAGACTTTATCGAAAAAGTTGAGGAAACGGAACAGGAAATACGCTCCCTTGAAAAAGAGGCGGGACGGGTGAAGGAACTCTATGCAATGTTAAATGGACAGAATGCGAAAAAGCTATCCTTTGAGCGTTATATTCAAATCAATTATTTAGATAAAATTACAGAGGCAGCGAACGTCCGTCTACATCATTTATCCAATGGGCAATTTGAGCTACGACGTTCAGATCGATTAGAAAAGCATGCGAAGCAAAGTGGACTTGGACTAGATGTATATGATGCTTATACGGATCAATTACGAGATGTGAAGACATTATCAGGGGGAGAAAAGTTTAATGCATCTTTAAGTCTTGCCCTTGGTATGGCAGATGTCATTCAAAGCTTCCAAGGTAATGTTCGTATTGAAACGATGTTTATTGATGAGGGCTTTGGTTCTCTCGATGAAGAAGCATTGAATAAGGCGATTGATACTCTTATTGATTTACAAGATTCTGGACGCATGATTGGTGTCATATCACACGTTGCAGAATTAAAAGCTACAATGCCCGCAGTTTTACATGTTGAAAAAACAATGAATGGTCACAGTCAAACATATTTTGAAGTGAAGTGA
- the thiT gene encoding energy-coupled thiamine transporter ThiT, whose translation MDKKRLLMLVEIAIFAAIGLVLDQVSFKVWAQGGSVSLVMVPIILIAFRWGLIPGLTTGLLIGVMQTMFGAYIVHWLQGLLDYGVAFTVVGLAAIVRRPVLEAAKNLNKTKMALYIILGTVLAGFLRYAAHTIAGAVFFSEYAGDQNAWIYSIIYNGTYMLPATVLTAIVAVLLFTAAPQLMQRKS comes from the coding sequence ATGGACAAAAAAAGACTTTTAATGCTTGTGGAGATTGCAATATTCGCAGCGATCGGTCTAGTGCTTGATCAGGTTTCCTTTAAAGTATGGGCACAAGGTGGCTCTGTTAGTCTAGTGATGGTGCCAATAATTTTAATAGCATTCCGATGGGGCCTTATTCCAGGTCTAACGACGGGCTTACTAATTGGTGTTATGCAAACAATGTTTGGTGCCTATATTGTACATTGGCTTCAAGGATTACTCGATTACGGCGTTGCCTTCACTGTAGTTGGTTTAGCTGCAATTGTTCGTCGACCAGTACTTGAGGCTGCGAAAAATTTAAACAAAACAAAAATGGCACTTTATATTATTTTAGGAACTGTATTAGCAGGGTTTTTACGTTATGCGGCACATACAATTGCTGGCGCTGTATTTTTCTCAGAATATGCTGGCGATCAAAATGCATGGATTTATTCAATCATCTATAATGGAACATATATGCTACCAGCAACGGTTTTAACAGCAATTGTTGCTGTTCTGTTATTTACAGCCGCTCCTCAATTAATGCAACGAAAATCATAA
- a CDS encoding DUF4870 domain-containing protein has product MENQKVLSAFSYLSILFAPFIVPIVVYFVSKDSYVKKHSIRALISHLIPVVFGIIFFAVFIFSTLSFNTFEPDSGSTTFLIIWFASFAIYLLISLGIVIWNIIQAVRVIR; this is encoded by the coding sequence ATGGAGAACCAAAAAGTTTTGTCTGCCTTTAGTTATCTCAGTATTTTGTTCGCACCTTTTATTGTGCCAATAGTGGTTTATTTTGTTTCAAAAGATAGCTACGTCAAGAAACATTCTATCCGAGCACTTATATCTCATTTAATTCCAGTCGTGTTTGGAATTATCTTCTTCGCCGTCTTTATCTTCTCAACTTTATCATTTAACACTTTTGAACCGGATTCAGGTAGCACTACGTTTCTTATCATTTGGTTTGCTTCATTCGCAATTTACTTACTCATCTCTCTAGGCATCGTAATTTGGAATATTATTCAAGCTGTTCGCGTGATCCGATAA